From one Triticum urartu cultivar G1812 chromosome 3, Tu2.1, whole genome shotgun sequence genomic stretch:
- the LOC125542254 gene encoding peptidyl-prolyl cis-trans isomerase CYP26-2, chloroplastic-like, with translation MSHRILNTSKPTLPPAPPPQLIHHPPQQPTAPKLGRRAAAVAVAIAASPALLGAVSPSARAQEAAAAAASAPCIDELPITAKAFLDVSIGGEPAGRITVGLFGDAAPAGAARFLSLATGVGYRRKEFVKVVPGYVQHAGVVSYPVIPAVTDRLAAEMEAARAGCVGGGAMNAAGAVSIVVRDPSLPPPKPKLVARGGRLKIEEEQVGVVPNGTEFVIATRDSPELDASALVVGRVVAGMDVVGRIAAVATVKDNTGSAYFKVAKLIGDKRAVVAERGFNRPYTKILVTNCGVLEQQ, from the exons atGTCGCATCGGATCCTCAACACCTCCAAGCCCACGctgccgccggcgccgccgcctcaGCTGATCCACCACCCGCCCCAGCAACCGACAGCACCGAAGCTCGGCCGCCGTGCCGCCGCGGTCGCGGTCGCCATCGCGGCCTCGCCGGCACTCCTCGGCGCCGTCTCCCCGTCCGCCCGGGCGCAGgaagcggcagcagcagcagcgtcGGCACCCTGCATCGACGAGCTGCCGATCACGGCCAAGGCGTTCCTGGACGTGTCCATCGGCGGCGAGCCGGCGGGCCGCATCACGGTGGGCCTGTTCGGCGACGCGGCGCCGGCCGGCGCGGCCCGGTTCCTGTCGCTCGCCACGGGCGTCGGGTACCGGCGCAAGGAGTTCGTGAAGGTGGTGCCGGGCTACGTGCAGCACGCCGGCGTGGTCTCCTACCCGGTCATCCCCGCGGTGACCGACCGGCTGGCCGCCGAGATGGAGGCCGCGCGCGCGGGGTGCGTTGGCGGCGGCGCGATGAACGCGGCGGGGGCGGTGTCGATCGTGGTGCGGGACCCGAGCCTGCCGCCGCCGAAGCCGAAGCTGGTGGCGCGGGGCGGGCGGCTGAAGATCGAGGAGGAGCAGGTGGGCGTGGTGCCCAACGGCACCGAGTTCGTGATCGCCACCAGGGACTCCCCCGAGCTGGACGCGTCGGCGCTGGTGGTGGGCCGCGTCGTCGCCGGCATGGACGTCGTCGGCAGGatcgccgccgtggccaccgtCAAGGACAACACCGGCTCGGCCTACTTCAA GGTGGCGAAGCTGATCGGGGACAAGAGAGCGGTGGTCGCAGAGCGAGGGTTCAACCGCCCCTACACCAAGATCCTAGTAACCAACTGTGGAGTCCTTGAGCAGCAGTAG
- the LOC125547454 gene encoding uncharacterized protein LOC125547454, with product MANRATSVAMVFIILGIMSFGISVADADASFFARTCNKTKNALLCMSMLHIDPKSTYASTELELANIAVKIAVDTANHNAKVIDDLAKKKKGTPEGGVLNVCLWSYQFAGNELEVDVRTLLHDGDYITASSLVSDIKGVGDHCENAFKGMEKKSPVTNIDREMTERCGVAGELIALLIHK from the coding sequence aTGGCGAACCGAGCAACATCTGTAGCCATGGTTTTCATTATTCTCGGCATCATGTCCTTCGGAATCTCTGTCGCCGATGCCGACGCCAGCTTTTTTGCCCGGACTTGCAACAAGACCAAGAATGCCTTGttgtgcatgtccatgctgcacATAGATCCAAAGAGTACCTATGCCTCCACTGAGTTGGAACTTGCCAACATCGCGGTGAAGATCGCCGTTGACACCGCCAACCACAACGCCAAGGTCATCGATGACCTAGCCAAGAAAAAGAAGGGCACGCCAGAGGGGGGCGTGTTAAACGTCTGCCTCTGGTCCTATCAATTCGCGGGCAACGAACTCGAGGTCGACGTCCGCACTCTCCTTCATGATGGGGACTACATTACCGCGTCGAGTCTCGTGTCGGATATCAAGGGCGTTGGTGATCATTGCGAGAATGCGTTTAAGGGGATGGAGAAGAAATCCCCAGTGACAAACATAGATCGCGAGATGACAGAGCGATGTGGCGTCGCAGGCGAACTCATTGCCCTGCTTATCCACAAGTGA